Part of the Planctomycetia bacterium genome is shown below.
ATTCGCCAGAATGCAACTGGCGCTCGAAATGTGCCCTTGTTCGATGTCGGCCACGCTTTTGGTGCGCGACGCGATCGCGGCCAGGAAATCGCGCTGGTGCGCGCGATTGGCCGCCGCGGCCAGTGGTTCCAGATCGCGCTCCGTGCGGTCCTCCGGATACTTGTCCATGTCGACGACCGCCTTGCCGGTCAGCGTGTTGCCGTCGCCGTGCGGCTTGAATTCATACTTCTCGACACTCGCCTTGAGCGTTCCTTTGTCGCCGTAAAACACGACCGCCCAGGGATACTCCGGATCCGGCGCGTCGCCCCAACTGCGATGCGTCCAATTCACTACCTTGTCGCCGTGGTCGAACGTGGCCGTCTGCGTATCCGTGATGTTCGCCCGACTTTCCTTCTGCACCAGGATGCCGCCCGCGGAGGAGATTCGCGTGGGCCAACCAATATCGAGCATCCAACGAGCGGTGTCGTACATGTGAACGCACATATCGCCCATGATGCCGTTGCCGTATTCCATGAACGCTCGCCACGAGCGCGGGTGCGTCAACTTGTTGAACGGACGCAGCGGCGCGGGGCCGGTCCACATTTCGTAGTCCAGGTTCGCTGGAGGGGCGCTATCGGGCGGATTTTCGTTCGCTCGCATGTGGTAGTAGCAGCAGACTTCCACTTGCGCAACATTGCCGAGCAACCCCTCGCGGATGACGCGATCGCGCGCCTCGACCAAATGGGCCGTGCTGCGGCGCTGTGTGCCGACTTGAACGACTTTCTTGTACTTGCGGGCCGCGGCGACCATCGATTGCCCCTCGATTACGTCCACGCTGATCGGCTTCTGCTGGTAGACGTCGCACCCAGCCTTCACCGCCTCGATCATGGCCAGTGCGTGCCAATGGTCGGGCGTGCCCACCAGGCAAATATCCAACTC
Proteins encoded:
- a CDS encoding Gfo/Idh/MocA family oxidoreductase — protein: MHRRRFLQSTTAAGLTLAALRSHAAYFHQAKPKRVGLIGCGWYGKCDLLRLIQVEPVDVVSICDVDSIMGKEAAALVAERQKSGKEPLLYGDYLKMLAEQELDICLVGTPDHWHALAMIEAVKAGCDVYQQKPISVDVIEGQSMVAAARKYKKVVQVGTQRRSTAHLVEARDRVIREGLLGNVAQVEVCCYYHMRANENPPDSAPPANLDYEMWTGPAPLRPFNKLTHPRSWRAFMEYGNGIMGDMCVHMYDTARWMLDIGWPTRISSAGGILVQKESRANITDTQTATFDHGDKVVNWTHRSWGDAPDPEYPWAVVFYGDKGTLKASVEKYEFKPHGDGNTLTGKAVVDMDKYPEDRTERDLEPLAAAANRAHQRDFLAAIASRTKSVADIEQGHISSASCILANLSMQLGRTLTWDAEKHQVVGDEEANKLLRRPYRAPWVHPEPDTV